One Trichocoleus desertorum ATA4-8-CV12 genomic window, ATCACCGCAGAGCGAGCAGGCTGCCGAAATTGTCCTGTGATGTAAACCTCCGTCCCCTGTGTCTTTGCTTCTCGCACTAGGGCATCGGTCATCGCTCCCACAACAGCCACTTTTGTAACCTCAGATGTAACCTCAGACAAATTACCCGTTTCTATGGCTTCGTATCCACCAAATATGTGCTGCACGCGATCGCAAAAACCAACAAAACTTTGAGTAGAAACATTGCCAATCATGCCAATCGGTCGTCCAGCTTTTTGGCCTAATTCCTCTATCGCAAATAAACCGAGAGCATCAGCTAGCAAAGGGTTAAAGCCAAGCGTGAGTCGTTCATCAAAGGCTAAGTGATAAGCTACAACCCCAATATCCGCAGGTAGTTGTTCTCCAAGATTCCAGGGTCGGTGCAGGAACAAGGCGTCTACCTGTGTGGCCATTGCCCATTGTCTCAGATAGGGCCAGGGTTCTAGAGCCAAGCCCAAGC contains:
- a CDS encoding Nif3-like dinuclear metal center hexameric protein, whose protein sequence is MVSLDQLAHFLDQFLLAQQFELDPNGIYRPSTRPIHRLGLALEPWPYLRQWAMATQVDALFLHRPWNLGEQLPADIGVVAYHLAFDERLTLGFNPLLADALGLFAIEELGQKAGRPIGMIGNVSTQSFVGFCDRVQHIFGGYEAIETGNLSEVTSEVTKVAVVGAMTDALVREAKTQGTEVYITGQFRQPARSAVIATGINVIVVGHRRSEEWGLQALADILRDRWPQLEVVLPPS